Proteins co-encoded in one Salvia splendens isolate huo1 chromosome 4, SspV2, whole genome shotgun sequence genomic window:
- the LOC121801484 gene encoding protein BIG GRAIN 1-like A: MVERCGYPRDTEISHFTSSNLNHSSFSSSLLDAIYRSIDQGDEEMVIYGEGIRKKSCEGANVRRGVFRSDEEMANFQRACMLEKWMEKKVSEKAVGRRNSVADFQLKKPRKDRVSSSWSSPDSSAAAGFFSSSESESFQVQRPKPIRTGFEKDEIGGNRSGSEQKSKIEVGFSKTKLRALKIYGDLKKVKQPISPGGKLAGFLNSLFAGGNMKKSKIGGDVSPSLKSTNASTCSSASSFSRSCLSKTPSSRGNHSAGAKRSVRFSPVSVIVDDDRRHKSLQSEISNKSSSNRDVSTKNHNNMNNIRSVINEELMAHVMDQNRRVEEVARDLLRNYQRKNQNPHVKHEVFDEDEDDDAASYASSDLFELDNLSAIGMERYGEELPVYETTRFDSTGNGLIY, from the coding sequence ATGGTGGAGAGGTGTGGTTACCCAAGGGACACTGAAATCTCGCATTTCACTTCCTCCAATTTGAATCACTCGTCGTTTTCCTCGAGCTTGCTTGATGCCATCTACCGCTCAATCGATCAAGGAGATGAGGAGATGGTGATCTACGGCGAAGGAATCAGGAAGAAGAGCTGCGAGGGCGCTAACGTGCGCCGCGGAGTGTTTAGGAGTGACGAGGAGATGGCGAATTTCCAGCGCGCTTGCATGCTCGAGAAATGGATGGAGAAGAAGGTGAGCGAGAAGGCGGTCGGTCGGAGGAATTCCGTTGCTGATTTCCAGCTGAAGAAGCCGCGGAAGGATCGGGTGAGTTCGAGCTGGAGCTCCCCCGATTCGAGCGCCGCTGCCGGATTCTTCTCTTCCTCGGAATCGGAGTCGTTCCAGGTGCAGCGGCCGAAGCCGATCCGGACGGGGTTCGAGAAGGACGAAATCGGTGGAAATCGCTCCGGATCGGAGCAGAAATCGAAAATTGAAGTCGGATTCTCGAAGACGAAGCTACGAGCGCTGAAAATCTACGGCGATTTGAAGAAGGTGAAGCAGCCAATTTCCCCCGGCGGCAAACTCGCCGGATTCCTGAACTCGCTCTTCGCCGGCggaaacatgaagaagagcaaAATCGGCGGTGACGTGTCGCCGTCGCTGAAATCCACAAACGCATCGACGTGCTCCTCCGCTTCGTCGTTCTCCCGATCCTGCCTCAGCAAAACGCCGTCGTCTAGAGGCAACCACTCCGCCGGCGCAAAGAGATCCGTGAGATTCTCTCCGGTCAGCGTGATTGTCGACGACGATCGCCGCCACAAATCACTACAATCAGAAATCAGCAACAAATCATCATCAAATCGCGACGTTTCCACGAAGAATCACAACAACATGAACAACATCAGAAGCGTGATCAACGAAGAGCTCATGGCGCACGTCATGGATCAAAACCGCCGCGTCGAGGAGGTGGCGAGGGATCTGCTGAGGAATTATCAGAGGAAAAATCAAAATCCTCACGTCAAACACGAGGTTTTcgatgaagacgaagacgacgaTGCAGCGAGCTACGCGAGCTCGGATTTGTTCGAGCTCGATAATCTCTCGGCGATCGGAATGGAGAGATACGGCGAAGAACTGCCGGTTTACGAGACGACTCGGTTCGATTCCACCGGCAATGGATTAATCTACTAA